In Amyelois transitella isolate CPQ chromosome 3, ilAmyTran1.1, whole genome shotgun sequence, a single genomic region encodes these proteins:
- the LOC106135499 gene encoding zinc finger protein on ecdysone puffs isoform X1, with amino-acid sequence MSSRGRGYGGYGGRGGYNSRGTGYRGSYRGSRGSYESRGGRGGGYSSYSSDSRYNSGGSRYNTSRERIDEPYKKTYRSESSASYANRDYGGRSGSPERKRMRVEGSSSDRRSHDGGGHYGGSYGGRQESYGGERRSFGGEERRRSPARESYRKPSGMGPPRERVSLRPRAPRRSFRGRSLRSRASYRGAPRSRGTFSSRRFGERSLGYTRAFRTLKRSNSVKSKEDASSTEEDWDADEKEEVTEEKKEPKSKSPKPDVDGSEGEPEEAGDETDKEADTASEAAAPPRPRSYIQLSCVHCKEKCVTFARYAKHLVSSKHRAAMSSVARRHKAQLLRMRVAQRGAQRELEASSAADLAPHTTFCLICRLNHRTTRQAHNMTDTHRAMKRFLLPFCRICRLTFRSPMIYEHHICSLEHLKKKAAQANARRASPKAEGSGDEGMDVDLDNFMTLDSVGDVDEVEDDDSGGEKKEETVVKKPKVEINIGSEHIKKVEVWWCELCRVYLPRAEAGAEEAEALRRHCRLRLHLGRYVQHRDTRTLRRHAERIHRQLHQQREEEKDNSNAEESADKVKTEKQEPTEEKKKMENGGGDACNTSGNEDKLWADVDKDIGELLREVDPQRNEGSDDDDDLDRYEKFRKSDKKSKVGDEETDVINADNSHEKNNVEVDTAA; translated from the exons atGTCGTCTCGCGGTCGTGGTTATGGCGGCTATGGTGGACGAGGGGGATACAACAGCAGAGGCACCGGATATAGAGGCTCTTATCGTGGCTCTAGGGGATCATACGAAAGCAGGGGTGGACGCGGAGGAGGTTACTCTTCATACTCTAGTGACTCCCGTTACAACAGTGGTGGAAGCAGATATAATACAAGTCGAGAAAGAATAGATGAAccctataaaaaaacatatagatCT GAGAGTTCTGCAAGCTACGCTAATCGTGACTATGGAGGTAGATCTGGATCACCAGAAAGGAAAAGGATGAGAGTGGAG GGCTCCTCGAGTGATAGACGTAGCCATGACGGCGGCGGTCATTACGGCGGCTCGTATGGCGGTAGACAAGAGAGTTACGGCGGCGAGAGGAGATCGTTCGGAGGCGAGGAGCGGCGGCGCTCGCCCGCCAGAGAGAGCTACCGCAAGCCGAGCGGCATGGGCCCGCCGCGCGAGCGCGTGTCGCTGCGTCCGCGCGCCCCGCGCCGCTCCTTCCGCGGCCGCAGTCTGCGCTCGCGAGCCTCCTACCGCGGAGCGCCGCGCTCGCGCGGAACCTTTTCCTCTAGGCGATTCGGAGAAAGATCGCTCGGATACACCCGCGCTTTCAGAACCCTCAAGCGAAG taaCTCTGTAAAATCAAAAGAAGATGCTTCTTCAACTGAAGAAGATTGGGATGCAGATGAGAAGGAAGAAGTCACTGAGGAGAAAAAGGAACCCAAAAGCAAATCGCCAAAG CCGGATGTGGATGGATCTGAAGGAGAGCCGGAAGAGGCTGGCGACGAGACGGACAAGGAGGCCGACACCGCCTCCGAAGCCGCCGCCCCGCCGCGCCCTCGCTCTTATATACAACTTTCTTGCGTGCATTGCAAGGAAAAGTGTGTTACATTTGcg CGCTACGCGAAGCACTTAGTGTCGAGCAAGCACCGCGCGGCGATGAGCAGCGTGGCGCGCCGACACAAGGCGCAGCTGCTGCGCATGCGCGTGGCGCAGCGCGGCGCTCAGCGCGAGCTCGAGGCCAGCTCGGCCGCCGATCTCGCACCTCATACCACATTCTGCTTG ATTTGCCGGTTGAATCACCGCACGACGCGGCAGGCACACAACATGACGGACACGCACCGCGCCATGAAGCGTTTCTTGTTGCCGTTCTGTCGCATCTGCCGTCTCACTTTTCGCTCGCCGATGATCTATGAGCATCATATTTGCTCGTTGGAACATCTCAAG aaGAAAGCTGCTCAAGCCAACGCGAGGCGCGCTAGTCCCAAGGCGGAAGGAAGCGGCGATGAGGGAATGGATGTCGACTTGGACAACTTCATGACTTTGGATTCCGTTGGCGACGTTGATG aagtcGAAGATGATGACTCTGGTGGTGAAAAGAAGGAAGAGACCGTTGTAAAGAAGCCGAAAGTGGAAATAAATATTGGCAGTGAACATATCAAGAAAGTAGAG GTGTGGTGGTGCGAGCTGTGCCGCGTGTACCTGCCGCGCGCGGAGGCGGGCGCGGAGGAGGCGGAGGCGCTGCGCCGCCACTGCCGCCTGCGCCTGCACCTGGGCCGCTACGTGCAGCACCGCGACACGCGCACGCTGCGCAGGCACGCCGAGCGCATCCACCGCCAGCTGCACCAGCAGAGAG AAGAAGAGAAGGACAACTCTAATGCTGAAGAATCTGCAGATAAGGTCAAAACCGAAAAACAGGAACCCActgaagaaaagaaaaaaatggaaaatggcGGTGGTGATGCATGTAATACAtcag GAAATGAAGACAAGTTGTGGGCAGACGTAGACAAAGATATTGGTGAACTGTTGCGAGAAGTGGATCCTCAAAGAAACGAGGGCAGTGACGACGATGATGACTTGGACAG GTACGAAAAGTTCCGTAAGAGTGACAAGAAATCTAAAGTCGGAGACGAGGAAACGGACGTTATTAATGCCGACAATTCACATGAGAAAAATAACGTGGAAGTTGATACAGCAGCttag
- the LOC106135459 gene encoding uncharacterized protein LOC106135459 yields MAFSRHGFILSMFVIIAIIAPQFTAVPPTAEKFINKDRTNRQAAIKAGKQVPTTPKWGFFGTVFHLILEQINDTKSAYNQISELVNNQFSDDNAVTKAPNPSNNSTTEAPKISRAEFLKILDRNLKGLARLRNLENRIARQDTMANLRRYKDEIFGKKNENR; encoded by the exons ATGGCTTTCAGCAGACATGGCTTCATTTTATCTATGTTCGTTATCATAGCGATCATCGCTCCTCAATTCACAGCTGTACCC cctACTGctgaaaagtttataaataaggaTCGTACTAACAGACAAGCTGCTATAAAGGCTGGAAAACAAGTCCCAACAACACCGAAATGGGGATTCTTTGGAACAGTGTTTCATCTTATTTTAGAG caaATCAACGATACTAAGAGTGCCTACAATCAAATATCCGAATTagtaaataatcaattttcCGATGATAAT GCGGTTACCAAAGCTCCAAATCCTAGTAACAATAGCACTACAGAAGCACCAAAAATTTCTAGAGcagaatttttgaaaattctcGACCGTAATTTAAAAGGCCTGGCTCGGTTACGGAATCTAGAAAATCGTATAGCTAGACAG gACACAATGGCCAACCTTCGACGTTACAAAGATGAAATTTTCGGAAAGAAGAATGAAAACAGATAA
- the LOC106135499 gene encoding zinc finger protein on ecdysone puffs isoform X2: MSSRGRGYGGYGGRGGYNSRGTGYRGSYRGSRGSYESRGGRGGGYSSYSSDSRYNSGGSRYNTSRERIDEPYKKTYRSESSASYANRDYGGRSGSPERKRMRVEGSSSDRRSHDGGGHYGGSYGGRQESYGGERRSFGGEERRRSPARESYRKPSGMGPPRERVSLRPRAPRRSFRGRSLRSRASYRGAPRSRGTFSSRRFGERSLGYTRAFRTLKRSNSVKSKEDASSTEEDWDADEKEEVTEEKKEPKSKSPKPDVDGSEGEPEEAGDETDKEADTASEAAAPPRPRSYIQLSCVHCKEKCVTFARYAKHLVSSKHRAAMSSVARRHKAQLLRMRVAQRGAQRELEASSAADLAPHTTFCLICRLNHRTTRQAHNMTDTHRAMKRFLLPFCRICRLTFRSPMIYEHHICSLEHLKKKAAQANARRASPKAEGSGDEGMDVDLDNFMTLDSVGDVDVEDDDSGGEKKEETVVKKPKVEINIGSEHIKKVEVWWCELCRVYLPRAEAGAEEAEALRRHCRLRLHLGRYVQHRDTRTLRRHAERIHRQLHQQREEEKDNSNAEESADKVKTEKQEPTEEKKKMENGGGDACNTSGNEDKLWADVDKDIGELLREVDPQRNEGSDDDDDLDRYEKFRKSDKKSKVGDEETDVINADNSHEKNNVEVDTAA, from the exons atGTCGTCTCGCGGTCGTGGTTATGGCGGCTATGGTGGACGAGGGGGATACAACAGCAGAGGCACCGGATATAGAGGCTCTTATCGTGGCTCTAGGGGATCATACGAAAGCAGGGGTGGACGCGGAGGAGGTTACTCTTCATACTCTAGTGACTCCCGTTACAACAGTGGTGGAAGCAGATATAATACAAGTCGAGAAAGAATAGATGAAccctataaaaaaacatatagatCT GAGAGTTCTGCAAGCTACGCTAATCGTGACTATGGAGGTAGATCTGGATCACCAGAAAGGAAAAGGATGAGAGTGGAG GGCTCCTCGAGTGATAGACGTAGCCATGACGGCGGCGGTCATTACGGCGGCTCGTATGGCGGTAGACAAGAGAGTTACGGCGGCGAGAGGAGATCGTTCGGAGGCGAGGAGCGGCGGCGCTCGCCCGCCAGAGAGAGCTACCGCAAGCCGAGCGGCATGGGCCCGCCGCGCGAGCGCGTGTCGCTGCGTCCGCGCGCCCCGCGCCGCTCCTTCCGCGGCCGCAGTCTGCGCTCGCGAGCCTCCTACCGCGGAGCGCCGCGCTCGCGCGGAACCTTTTCCTCTAGGCGATTCGGAGAAAGATCGCTCGGATACACCCGCGCTTTCAGAACCCTCAAGCGAAG taaCTCTGTAAAATCAAAAGAAGATGCTTCTTCAACTGAAGAAGATTGGGATGCAGATGAGAAGGAAGAAGTCACTGAGGAGAAAAAGGAACCCAAAAGCAAATCGCCAAAG CCGGATGTGGATGGATCTGAAGGAGAGCCGGAAGAGGCTGGCGACGAGACGGACAAGGAGGCCGACACCGCCTCCGAAGCCGCCGCCCCGCCGCGCCCTCGCTCTTATATACAACTTTCTTGCGTGCATTGCAAGGAAAAGTGTGTTACATTTGcg CGCTACGCGAAGCACTTAGTGTCGAGCAAGCACCGCGCGGCGATGAGCAGCGTGGCGCGCCGACACAAGGCGCAGCTGCTGCGCATGCGCGTGGCGCAGCGCGGCGCTCAGCGCGAGCTCGAGGCCAGCTCGGCCGCCGATCTCGCACCTCATACCACATTCTGCTTG ATTTGCCGGTTGAATCACCGCACGACGCGGCAGGCACACAACATGACGGACACGCACCGCGCCATGAAGCGTTTCTTGTTGCCGTTCTGTCGCATCTGCCGTCTCACTTTTCGCTCGCCGATGATCTATGAGCATCATATTTGCTCGTTGGAACATCTCAAG aaGAAAGCTGCTCAAGCCAACGCGAGGCGCGCTAGTCCCAAGGCGGAAGGAAGCGGCGATGAGGGAATGGATGTCGACTTGGACAACTTCATGACTTTGGATTCCGTTGGCGACGTTGATG tcGAAGATGATGACTCTGGTGGTGAAAAGAAGGAAGAGACCGTTGTAAAGAAGCCGAAAGTGGAAATAAATATTGGCAGTGAACATATCAAGAAAGTAGAG GTGTGGTGGTGCGAGCTGTGCCGCGTGTACCTGCCGCGCGCGGAGGCGGGCGCGGAGGAGGCGGAGGCGCTGCGCCGCCACTGCCGCCTGCGCCTGCACCTGGGCCGCTACGTGCAGCACCGCGACACGCGCACGCTGCGCAGGCACGCCGAGCGCATCCACCGCCAGCTGCACCAGCAGAGAG AAGAAGAGAAGGACAACTCTAATGCTGAAGAATCTGCAGATAAGGTCAAAACCGAAAAACAGGAACCCActgaagaaaagaaaaaaatggaaaatggcGGTGGTGATGCATGTAATACAtcag GAAATGAAGACAAGTTGTGGGCAGACGTAGACAAAGATATTGGTGAACTGTTGCGAGAAGTGGATCCTCAAAGAAACGAGGGCAGTGACGACGATGATGACTTGGACAG GTACGAAAAGTTCCGTAAGAGTGACAAGAAATCTAAAGTCGGAGACGAGGAAACGGACGTTATTAATGCCGACAATTCACATGAGAAAAATAACGTGGAAGTTGATACAGCAGCttag